The DNA window CCCCATCAAAGTGCACTTCCCCCAAGTCCAAATACATTTTCTTGAATCTCTGCCCTGCCTCCattaagtaaaatgaatattcacagcaatgaaaccaccaaagaaaaaaaaagttgtcagaaatgttgaaaaagaatagGTACTTTCACTATCAGAGATGGTTTCCTCTTTTCCCACAAGATGTTTTATCAGCTTTCACCCTGAGAAAAccataaaaagtaagaaaaagaaaccttatgCAATAGTTCTCTAAATAAAATACTACACAGCATGCTAGTCATCCCTAAAAGTAATGTTGTTTAAAGAGTCAAAGTACATCATCCAACAAAATCAATATCCTATTAAGTTAGAAAGGGTTCTGAATATCAAAGACCAACGAACTGAATAACTTAAAGTATAAGTACATGACCTAGGGGATTAATCACACACTGTCATGGTGAAATTAGGGCAATTCTTCCAATCATTAACGTTTTGCTTACAAAAATGTGCTTTTCTGTTTGACTTTCTGCTAAATGATAACTGTTTTCAAGTTGAATCTCCTGataaaaagagttaaaaacaagACAGGAGTTGTGCTGTAAAGGTCATACATGCTGCTTCAACATGAAATAGccaaaagacaaacaaatgaaaaaatgcctGGATTGTAGGAAGAATTTGTAAATATTCATTGGCAATCTGAAATGGGGCATTTTGAAAACAGTTAATGCCAACCTGTACCCTGAGAATACTGTACTTCTCGGGTGAACATGCTCTTGATTCTTAAGACTATGTTTAGATTCAGAATATGAGCAACTTGAAGAGGGTTAggaatagttttgttttattttttttttaaagattttatttatttatttgacagagagagagacagccagcgagagaggggacacaagcagggggagtgggagaggaagaaacaggctcatagcagaggagcctgatgtggggctcgatcccataatgccgggatcacgccctgagccgaaggtagacggctaaccgctgtgccacccaggcgccccaggaatagtTTTAAACTAGAAAACACCCTGGATTCAAGAAACTGTCTACTTTAAAACAAGATTTCACCCTTCAACTTTTCTAGTGTCAATCAATACATGAGCCTCTATTTCTCTGCCTGATCATCACGATACAGTTATTCTCAAGAATAAACATTAACCAGAGGTTATCTCCAGGAGCGAAACACACACGAACTGATTTCAGAATTGCTTTAATTCAATATTAGGCCCACAAGCCTCCCATTCTCCAAAAGTCTGATACAGACAGTCCCATTTTCAAAAGAGACTGATTATGATCCTTGACACCTGGATGTAACCTGTCAGGCAGGGTCTGGGAGTTTGGAGCCTGCAGCTGGTGGGAAGGGAGACCCTCCAACTGGAGGTCTATTTTGGGCTCCAACACTGAGAAGACACAGAATAGGGGGaaccataaaaataaagagcttGAACTGAGTTGGGAATTTGGGGACTGGAAAGGATCACATAGATCAACTAGACCATTTCCATTCCACAGATGAAAGAACGGGGGCCAAGAACTAAAACTCCAACCCAAATTATTAAACTGCCAGGCCTATTCACACCTTTCTGCTTAAGGACCTGGTGCTAATTTtctcagaaatttaaatttgcagGCAATTCCAGAGGCTTTCTTGGAATCTAAGGAGGCAAGCTCTAACAGCTCCCTAAAAGCAATAACCGTTTTACTGTCTTCACTGGAGTGCCCATGTCTGGGGAGTCAATAGCCCTGGTCAGCCGTTCGAGGGGCAGAGTCATTCCTTCAGGTGCCCTCAGGCAGGAGGCACCCACTTCCGCAAACAACTAGAGGCCTCCATGGAGGCCCAGGCTAGAGGACGAGGTTTCTGGACCTCTTCCCCAACAGGGCCCTGGCTCCACTAGGCAAGCAGCCGGAGGCAGTCCCTGGGCCAGTCAGAAACCTCAGGCTGTCCTTCCTCTCAGCCCCACAACCGCCTTACCTGGCACTGCCATTCTCCCCTCAGTAGCCCTTCCTCAGCCCTTCCGGGTCCCACAGCGTCAGACTCTGGCGCCCACCGGCCTAGGTGGGCCCcgcttccctccttctccctttcattCCTCCGGCTCCCGCGCTGGGAGGAGTTACTGGGCGAAGGGAAGCAGGTGAGAGAGGAGTGAGGGGGTATGCGGGCCCCACCTGCTCCTACTCGAGGAGCACCTTGGCGGTTCTCAAAGCGCGGTCCTCCTGCCAGCCGCGTTGTCATCACCTGAGCACGTGTGGAAGTGCAAATTCTCAGTCCCCCCCAGACCTACCAAATCAAACTCCGGCGACACGGCTGGTCAAGAGTTTCAAGAAACTCTGCGGGTGCTTCTGAAGCTCGCTGAAGCTGGAGACCCGCGGTCTCGGCACAAACTACCTCCTCgcaggctccccccaccccctccgcgGACCCCCCTACCCGGGCTCGGCCGCCAAGGGATGACGCAGTGTTGACTCACGCCGGTCAAGGACGGCGGCCCGGGCCAGCCTGGGAGCCGGGGCTAATCGATGGGGTTCGGCGGCCCCGCGCTCCCCGGCGCAGCCGGCCTCGGCCCGGGCTCTTCCAGCCACCTGGAGAGCCGGGGTCCCAAACCCGCGGCGCTCGGGGTGCGCGGGCGGTAGCCTCTTCCTAGCGCGACGCACACACGAcgagcccctcccccgccccagctcccctcccccttcgAGGGAAAGTCCCAAATCTACTTCCCCGGGCGCCCCCGCGCCCAGACCCGGGACGCGCTGCAAGTAAAGGTGAGAGATGTGCGTTTGTTTCACTGTTAGAATGAGAGGTCCCTCGAGGTCAGTCGTCCCACCGAAGGGTTTATTTTATACACAagttactcatttaaaaaaaaacaccattttggtcattttttttttacagtgaacaattatatatacacacattataaaCACTGATATAAAACACATTATCTACAGTCTACTTACATTTAATTAACCTGCTACTTCTAGTTCATCTGTGATTAATTTTAGTCACCGACGAGTCAGTTTCTCTGCTTGAATTGGACTGTACTATTCCCTTAACTCCTTGGTCATAGAAGGTACTAAGTGATAGTGCAAAACAAGCATTTAAGATTCTTATCAACTATATCTCTCTGacaaaaagaacacacacatCCCCGAGATAGGAGCTCTGAGATCATACTGGATTTAAGGCAGCAGTATAAGAATGTAATATAAAAGTAAaggaagtttccttttaaaatattccaaggCTGCCCTGAAATGTGGGCTCCCTTACCAAGGCATACCTCTGGATTTGGGGTGCCCTTTCGCTTTTCCATTAAGTGGGATGTAGATACAGATTAAAAAGTCATTCAAGAAGATCTTATTAAAATCCTTAGttataacttaaaaatttaacaaaaaagttcaaaattactttctataaatagaaaaaacaatttaccttttttaaaagggGGTGAATTTAACCAGTGAAGAGTCCCTTCATCATATAATCTACAATCAGTACAAAAACCATTTAAGTCAAAATTAAGGTTTCAATGTAAGTTTGCTGCTTAGCCAGTGCACCAAATATTTTAGGTTTCCAGAATACCAGAAAATTGATTCCCTTTCTCATAGTTTTCCAGTATGTCTACTGAGATTTCTGTAGCCAATATTATTCCCAAGTCCAGTTTTCTGAACATGCCAATGTCAGTGGTCATCATCCAGCATTAAAATAGCCTTTATCGCCCTCAATGTCCACTTCCTGATCGGAATCCTCTGAAATTTCTGACTCAAGGTCttcctgggaggcaggggagggtgaACATTGAGAGCTATCCAAAGCACCTTTATTCTGCTCACTGGGCAAGTCTTGCCTCTGGTCACAGGGATTGTCCAAACTTTccaattcttcttttttattactttgagGGTTCTCCTGAGtgaaaggaatgaaaatggaaattggTAGGCTCGTGCAATATGGAGACATAAGAGACATAAatcaaaatgtgttttcattctctatctttaaattttttagtttattgCTTTCAGCTATAAtctttttattcagaaaatacaTACTTGtgcttctttcttattttgggagAAAATTACCTGTCATTTCAAAGAAAGATTATTCTCTTGCCAGTTAAGAACAACCAGTCACAAATATAACTAAATGTATTGTGTCAAATGAACACTTAGCGCCAAGCCCATAGTCATGGCCTCAAGATTCTTAAAAGTTTAGGGGAGGGGGAGATTAGATTACTACAGATACACACTATCTTcattcttcaagtatttttaaaaccttgcCAATTAACAGggtcttccaaacatttaaaaaatatgaatgctAAGTAGTGAATTTAGGGAAAGTTTCAAAATTATTAGACTGAATCCTTTTTCATCCATTTTCTGGAGTAAATTTATAAACTTATAAATACGCATAACAAGTTACAAAGTCATGGCAAAGGTAAAAATGCAGAACTGGAAGAATGCTGCCAACTTAAAGGGAGACAATTAACTACAATTTACTTAAAATCCAGaggaaatttctggaaaatatatttccataataCAAAGAAACcactacttattttttatttttttaagactttatttgacatagagagcacaagcagggggagtgggagagggagaagcaggctccccactgagcagagtctgatgtggggctccatctcaggaccctgggatcatgacctgagccgaaggcagatgcttaaccaactgagccacccaggggccccaggaaccgctatttttaaaatccctggTAAATTACAGTCAAGCCTTTGACCAAGAActaaatgggtgaatttttaATCCTATTTGTCTAAAATAGACATAAACAGTACAAAGAAATATGACATATTCCTAAGGATTTTATCTAAAGCAAGACTATAGAATATATTTACCAGGCTTGCAACTAAGTAAGCAATAGATGCACAAGGTCAGAGGGAATctacaaatttttaaatcatgttagAATAATGAAGTtatggaaaatttattttctgtccaAAAGTGCTCTTTGTGACACCATCTTATTTCTAATGAAAAAGTTATGatcactaaattttaaaatgcacccTGCTTTCAATTTCCCCACTCGTATTATtgtgttcaaaaatattttattctaaattgtACATATACTGGCACATGAACAATTGAGCAATTGTCAGATAACTTTGGAGAAGACATCCAGATTGGAACATCAAAAGCAAATCTTTAGCTTTAAGTCAATAGAGGTTTTTCAAAAACTGAATTAGCCTTTACTTTTTATCACATCTTGCGTAACAAGGTCATTGGAAAAAAGACTGTTAGTAAGTTTAAGCTACTTTCCAAATAGGCTTGTATATTTTCTTACGTGTCTTATATTCATTTTAAGAGCTGGCATTAgatgggaaataattttaaactctttgatatttaattcttctaaaaaaaaccGTGCAAACAAGACTTAGAGGtgtttatttccttatatttacCCTTGAGCTCTGCCTGGTTTTATTATGGCTgtgtaaataaaagaaacaattttctccCAAAGATAACTGCTTAAGTCATTTACTGTCAATTACTTTATCTTTCCTGCGTTAATTAGATAAACAACATATGGGGTTTATAAAACAATTAGCCCGGAGTTTTACCAGCCAGTGTGTGAAAACCCAAGCATAATTGATATAGGAACTGCATTAGGTGCTTTTAGCATTACTGCCACCTGAGCAACTCATCCTGAATTTCAGCAGGACTATTTGCCTTTTTAATCAAGGTGAAGAGGTTAAATAGTCTCTCAAATGACTTTTGCATACAACCCATAACAGGCCTCGCATTGAgataacatgataaaaatatttatttccatagaaacagaaccATGTCGATACCTGTTTCAGTCTTCTCCATTTAGCGCGTCGATTCTGAAACCAGGTTTTAACctacaggaaagagagaaagaaaacttgcCACGAATCCAAGAGACCTGGGGAGTAACGGAGAAGCTGATCGGCGGCTGTCGACCGGCCAGAGCTCTGGGCATTAGACAGCGCGACGCGGCAACGCCCGAGCGCACGGTTGGCGACCCGTCTGTCTTCCGCCCCAAGACCCCCGCCCCGGGAATCTGCCCCGAGCCCGCAGGCGCGCTCACCTGTCTCTCGCTGAGCTGCAGCATCTTGGCCAGACGCTTCCTCTCGGGCGGAGAGAGGTATTTCTGGGTCTCAAACTTCTTCTCCAACTCGATGGTCTGGTCGTTGGAGAACCTCACCTGGCCGCCTTTCCTTTTATGCAGAGGCCTCTGCAAGAAAGGGCTCCAGAGCAGGGGTTTGcctgcaggcagagagaacagcggTTACTGACAGCCCTGGAGCGGCCAGGCCCTGGGGGTGACTAAGGGGAGCAGGGGACGCAGGACACTCAACCAGACATGTTCAGATACAGCCACCCAGAAGGACCCAATACGTTCCCCCAAGACACATGCATacccagagacagagacacacccGAAGGCACACACAACTACACTGCATATGCACATAGACCATCCTTGTACACTCACAGACGCACACAAACTGTCATCGCACCCATAGCTGATTTCAAAATCTTTTGATCCCCAAAAGAACACCCACTATAATACCAATGACACTCTTTAACAAGTCACTCTCGAATTTATACATAACTTTTTGCACCTCTAGGCCCTCTCCCTTGGTGAGCCGCGCTTTCCAAATACCCAAGTGTGTGTATGTTGGGGAGGAACCGGGCTGTTACACTCCGCAAGGCGTTCCGGTCAGGAGCCGCCGGCGGGAGCCTGCTCGGGAGGCCCTCGGGCCTGGGCGCCGACGTTAGGCCGCCCGCGGAGCTTCCAATCCTGGCTCCAGGGCGCTGCGGCCTCCTCTGATTTCACAcccggcggcgggggcggccAGTTAAAGCTACCCCGTGGGCTATGGCAACATTTCCGTCAATGTGTTTCCTGTTGGTCTATCTCGAAAAGCCCTTTGCTTCCTCCTGCGCGGTCCCCACAGTAACCCAAGGAAACCCAGGGCGCGCTCTGTGAAAACGTTCGCCCCAGGCCCGGCCCGGCTGAGGGTCCCGCTCCGGCCCCAGCAGGAGAACAGAGCCGCGCTGGGGCCACCGCACGAAACCCTCGAAGCTGGAATCAAATAtacagtaacttaaaaaaaaatgctaaaatataatCCCCTTCAAATCTTAACGATGAGAAAGAAGGGTGGAGGGCTGAGCTAGAGGCCGCGTCATAAACATGAAGACCTTAAAATGTTAGTTTGTCTCTAGGGTCCCCACAGAAGCTGCCAGTAGCAGAGAGTCAATTTAAAACCCTGGTGGCCCAAGGCAAGGAGCCCCGTTTCTTTATTCCCCCCGGGGCTTCAGATGCCAGAGCCGCCAAGGGCCACCGGGAGTGCGGGTAACCATTGGCTTATTTCTTAGGCCGCGCGCTAAGGGGACAAGCCCCGCGAATACCATATGCCCTAGGTGTCCCCGCTGCCGCTACTACTCCAAAGACCTGTCAGTCAGTCCGTCTGTCCGTCCGTCGGTCTGCAGGCCTGCCCCCAAACGCTTTGAAAGCTGGcattgttgggttttttcctccaGATTTTGCTTACGTCAGGCTTCAGACTAGTGCAAAACAGCTTGGGGGGGGGTAAAAAAAGGAAGCAACTGGTTATTTTAGCTGCCATAAAGTCACATCCCACACAGAGGAAATGAACAATATCAGAAAAACGGATCCCGGCTATCAGAAGTCGAGTGTTTCCTGAATTTGTCTGTATTGAGGATGTCGATAAAATAATCAGCAGCGTGCACTACTCCGGGGGAAGGGTCTGCTTCATGCAGCCAGGAAAACACTTAACAGCTTCTGAAACCAGATTTACTCCTATCGAGAACTCAAGATTTCCTGTATGAACGGAAAGGGTCAGGCTCTTTCACTGCACAAGCTTGTTGAACCAGGTCCAGCCTCGTAACCACCGGGGCCCAGCAGCTATCCCAGCCCCGCAGGGCCGGACCGGGGCGCCTTGGCACTCCCTTCCCAGTCCCTCCAGCTAAGGGGACCCCACCCCGAGCGACGCGCGCGCCCCGGGGCTGCCTTCGGCCTCCAGCCCCCGCGGCAGTGCCAGAGGTCTCGCCCGGGCCCGCGCGCCCCGACGCCTGCAAGGTGCAGGAAAACCAATCTGAGTCATGGTGCGGTCAGCCCCGGCCGCGCGCCACTGGGGCCCGCGCCTCCTGTCCCCGCGCGCGCCCGAGAGCCGCTTTTCGATCGCTTTTGCCACAACTTTCTATTgcctccccctccgcccccgccgCCTCCTGGACGCTGCCACCTGCCGGGTGGCGCCTTCCTCGCCGCCGCCGCGGCTCGGCCCCGCCATGACCCCGGCCGCCTTACCCAGGGGGTCGTGGCGGAGCAGGGCGTGCGTGTAGTCGTTCACCGTCCGCGGGAAGGGGTACAGAGGGCCCCCGAAGCCGCCGGGTCCGTAGGCAGCGGCCAGCGCGGCGGCGGAGTGGTGCGAGAAGGCGGGGTGGATCGGCGTGGGCTCGTACACCGGGGTCCGGTAGGAGGACACGAGGCTGGTGAAGGAGGAGTTGGGGGACGGCagcgtgggggcgggggtgggcgcGGCAGGCCCGCGGCCCAGGATGTCCTCGATGTAGAACGGCGTCGGGTGCGCCGGCTGCAGCAACGGCGTGGGCGCGTACAGCGGCACCCCCACGGCACCCGCCGCAGCCGGCCCGGGGTGTGGGTACTGCATGGCTCCGCTGCGCTCCGGCCCCTCGGAGAGCTGGCGGCCCGCGCCGCGGCGCTACATTTATCCGCGCTCCGCGCTCCCGGCGATAGGCTCTGCCGGCCACGGGGTGGGGCCGCGCTCTCTGGCCCCTTCCTGCCGCCCGGTCCCTGCGGCCAATGGCGCGGAGCCCCGGGAGccgcctcccgcccccaccctcgGCCCGCCCCCGCCGGCCGAGCTCCCGCCCCCCGGGACGCGCTCGCCCTCAGGCTCCTGGGACCCTGCGCCCCGGTGCCCGGCCGCCGCCGTCGCTCGGGGCTCCAGGCACCCTGGCCCGGGAAGCCCTCGAAGGAAGCCCAGGACCACGTCTGTCGTGGGGAGACACGAGGAAAGTAGCACCTGGAACACGGACTCAAATAGTCCCAGCTCCTGCCGGGAGGCAACTCTACCGAAACTCGGGGGGGCACTGGTCCAGGCCCGGGCCCAGGGTGGCAGCAGCCGGTCCCAGGCGCGGGGCAGCTAGACTCGAGCCTGGCAGGCGTAGAGGCCACTGGCAGAGCCGCGCCTTCGCGGGCCTGACAGTATTCTCCCTGTCGGCGCGCTCCCTGGAGTAACGGTGGCACTGGCTGTTGCCCGGGGCGTCTCCGGAGCTCGGAGCTCTGAGGGTTCCTGGGGCAGCTCCAAAGAGAGAAATCCAGCCCTTAGCTACGTCCCAGTTGGGGTAAGGACGAGTAGACTTCAGGTGCTCCGGACTCGTGGCCGCTCCAGCCCATTTCATTTGTGGGCTCCCCGCGCTCAGCCACTTCCGTGAGGACGCTGACAGAACCGCTTCGGGAAGGAATCAGGGGAAAGCCTGGGTCGTACGGTGCCAGGTAGAAGTTATGCAGTTTACTCCGCCACAATGGGGGTTGCTCTGTGTCCCCTCTCCCCGGGTCCTGGGGGTCGCAGCTGCGCGCAGCACCGCTTTCCCGTTTTGCACGTGTTTTCTATTGAATCCGTGGCGCTACCCCTTGTGGCCTCGGCTCTGTGCAGCTCCACTCGCCTGAGGGGCAAGGGGGCATTTTCTTGATTGACGCCCTCCTGCGGTCGTCACACCTCGCGGTGAGCAGTTTCTGCTAAGGTCCTCCATTAATCGTGGAAATACACATTTCCCAGCTTTTCAACtgagatattttatttacatCTTGGAACTATTTCTCGGACTAAAGCGGGGTCGCAAAGAAGAGCGGACTGGAAGCGGGCTGGCCTGAGTTCGAGTTTCACTGCGCACATTTCTGTTGAGCAACTACTCTGTGCCAGCAGTGAACAAGGCAGATGCAGTTCCTGTCTTCACGCAGGCAGGAAACAAATTTTAATGCTGTGACTTATGTGTGTGCTAGGAAGGAGAAGTACATAATGATCCGAAACCTAATAACCAGGGGACGTCACctagttgggggagggggcgtgtTAAGGAAGGGAAAGTATTCTCCAAGGAAGTGATGTTTGAAAAATGAGAAGTTCTCGAACAACCTAGAGAGGGACGAATATTCAAGGAATAGCATGTGAACGTTGTCATTTCAACTCTGGTCAAGTCATCTTCCCGAGCTTTCTGAAACATTTGAAACTTAGCCTAAAGGCTCCTAATCTTTTGAGGGTGGAGTCATATGCATCTTTCAGAATCTGATGACAGACAAACACAGTGAGTGTGATACGCTATCATTTGAGTTAAAACGTTAGGAAAGGGTAAGGATATTTATCTGTGCTTTTGTTCTATGGGTAAACTATCCCTGGAAGACtaaacaaaaaactaataacATTGGCTGTCTATGAAGAGAGAGGTGGAGTTGAAGGGAGAATTTGCTGTATACTTTGTGATTATTTGGAGAATTGAACCATGTGGATGTGTGACCTAGTGATAGTATAAGTAGGTCCTTGAAGAAGTGGCTGATTCTAGGTCTGAGGCAGGAAAAGTACAAGGTGAGCTCAAGGCATCTTGTGCTAGAAACCACAGAAAGGAGACGGGCAGACCTGATGAGTCTTCCATTGGCCAAATTTGGGGTGGTTTAAGTATCAAAAGCACATTTTGGATTATAGCACATTGAATATAACAGTTCATAGTATCACTCTCCATAGCGAtgctcagagagagagggatggtgGATGGTATGGCTGGAAGGATGCCAGctaacaaatattaaaaacttgataaaattttaaaaatgtaatcatttttCAACAATCATTTTGGTTGAgagggggcacctgcgtggctcagtcagttaagtgtctgccttcagctccggtcatgatctcagggtcttgggatcaagccccacatgggccctttgctcagcagggagtcagcttctccctctcactcttcctctgtgctctctcaaataaataaataaaatcttaaaaaaaaaaaagaaagaaccatcAAGTGAAATATTGCTGAGGATGAGGATTTTCAAAACCTCTCATAGTATCACACCAATTGATtagattctggatttttttttaaaaaaaaaaggtatgaaaGACATTTGGGGAGCTTatagggaaaaactgaaaatgaattgTATGTTAGATGACACTAATAAATTAATGTTCATTTTGTTACGTATGATATTGGTATTGTGGGTAGAATGTCCTTATTTTCGGGAGGTGCAGAGTGAGGTAGGAGTGAGGGTCTTGACATCTGCAA is part of the Ursus arctos isolate Adak ecotype North America unplaced genomic scaffold, UrsArc2.0 scaffold_7, whole genome shotgun sequence genome and encodes:
- the HHEX gene encoding hematopoietically-expressed homeobox protein HHEX; its protein translation is MQYPHPGPAAAGAVGVPLYAPTPLLQPAHPTPFYIEDILGRGPAAPTPAPTLPSPNSSFTSLVSSYRTPVYEPTPIHPAFSHHSAAALAAAYGPGGFGGPLYPFPRTVNDYTHALLRHDPLGKPLLWSPFLQRPLHKRKGGQVRFSNDQTIELEKKFETQKYLSPPERKRLAKMLQLSERQVKTWFQNRRAKWRRLKQENPQSNKKEELESLDNPCDQRQDLPSEQNKGALDSSQCSPSPASQEDLESEISEDSDQEVDIEGDKGYFNAG